One Bombus fervidus isolate BK054 chromosome 2, iyBomFerv1, whole genome shotgun sequence DNA segment encodes these proteins:
- the LOC139994670 gene encoding uncharacterized protein, with protein MLFQKRIPLTFRRIKDVRWSTKDKLEQYRGILKLHAREKKIRLQDATKLKKKISWQLSTYKRDVNNYRQIVNEITKGIPKGHVRGLLRSRKNLRLKCQGREIEHICESTYEENHRKRCQLDKLRYEKKQKMKRCFELQVEHAELCNIYEEEKDVPWTRAQQRLVSRYQKSVARQNAAKAINLTYAYILEILKKDAVYHEILLDSLKQDRISQCKVILRTTIMGQLATEETNDIESKYKRVARNVWNNMKEKERMLEIVREQVEDLWSYAQSLIRTESEEMLTTEIIRSGTISNKALEKQISHLEGIFDKIKDSLLVHSYRELLSRLEEQMKQRTRLLEQFDRNVKERDLLLSKKNEALSTLSNFEHALVATIEEYNADKNILLEQIAMQKKRELERKNLKKERGELLMDVRAALQNMVAMLICVKRGNKVAARKPTEEFDKRFEIPMMEKMETEGLSLLSTVSRKVGALFGMSNFELDKDREERAKDLYQTYVSNYRSKIKFKDAEVEPTGLIVEHEAIDSSVPTRAEIKLRSKQAVEAYLRLE; from the exons ATGTTATTTCAGAAACGAATTCCACTGACATTCCGTAGAATCAAAGATGTAAGATGGTCgactaaagataaattagAACAATATCGTGGGATCCTTAAATTACATG CACGTGAAAAGAAGATAAGGCTGCAAGATGctacaaaattaaagaaaaagatatcatGGCAATTAAGTACGTACAAACGAGATGTAAACAATTATCGTCAAATTGTTAACGAGATAACGAAAGGAATTCCAAAAGGTCATGTGCGTGGTTTATTGCGAAGTCGtaaaaatttacgattaaaATGCCAAGGTCGAGAAATAGAA CACATTTGTGAATCTACTTACGAGGAAAATCATAGGAAACGCTGTCAATTAGATAAGCTTCGTTAcgagaagaaacaaaagatgAAACGATGTTTCGAACTACAA GTAGAACACGCAGAGCTGTGCAATAtttacgaagaagaaaaagacgtGCCATGGACTCGAGCGCAACAAAGATTGGTGTCGCGATATCAAAAATCTGTTGCGAGACAAAATGCAGCAAAGGCGATAAATTTAACATATGCTTACATACTTGAAATCTTAAAAAAG GATGCAGTATATCACGAAATTTTGTTGGATAGCTTGAAACAAGATCGTATAAGTCAATGTAAAGTGATACTTCGAACAACGATAATGGGTCAACTTGCAACCGAAGAAACGAATGACATCGAATCAAAGTATAAACGTGTAGCACGAAATGTTTGGAATAACATGAAGGAGAAAGAACGTATGCTAGAGATCGTACGTGAACAAGTAGAGGACTTGTGGTCGTACGCGCAGTCCCTCATACGAACCGAA AGCGAGGAGATGTTAACTACAGAAATTATACGCTCTGGAACCATATCGAATAAAGCGTTAGAAAAGCAAATAAGCCATTTGGAAGGgatattcgataaaatcaaGGATTCATTGTTAGTTCATTCTTATCGAGAATTGCTTTCAAG GTTGGAAGAACAAATGAAACAACGAACACGACTGTTGGAACAATTTGATCGGAACGTGAAAGAGCGTGATTTGTTGTTAAGTAAGAAAAATGAGGCATTGTCCACTCTGTCTAATTTCGAGCACGCCCTTGTAGCCACTATTGAGGA ATATAACGCGGACAAAAATATCTTGCTAGAACAGATCGCGATGCAAAAAAAGCGTGAACTTGAacgaaaaaatttaaaaaaggaacgagGTGAATTACTGATGGACGTAAGAGCGGCTTTGCAGAATATGGTAGCGATGTTGATTTGTGTTAAAAGAGGTAATAAAGTAGCAGCGAGAAAGCCAACGGAAGAATTTGATAAACGATTCGAAATACCAATGATGGAAAAGATGGAGACAGAAG GTTTATCATTATTGTCCACTGTTAGTCGAAAAGTAGGAGCACTATTCGGAATGAGTAATTTCGAACTGGACAAAGACAGAGAAGAGAGAGCGAAAGACTTGTACCAAACTTACGTTTCCAACTATCGTTCAAAGATCAAGTTCAAAGATGCGGAAGTGGAACCAACGG GTCTCATCGTCGAACATGAAGCAATTGATTCATCGGTGCCAACGCGggcagaaattaaattaaggaGTAAACAAGCTGTGGAAGCTTATTTAAGACTGGAGTGA
- the Mrpl38 gene encoding mitochondrial ribosomal protein L38 has translation MANPVLRSFIKDISSRLKIRVEQVRHGHHLRGKPPTIALTLQQRLQLLKGPSPTKVNIGFLPSKPSFEKRQAWMTERKTKRANMDFEKEIRSGQLPLNLEEARNIWLETTSPYDIRKLADHYNIFQDLFGNAFFFPVVQLDINYNIDDNDTLVRVYTGNVIKPAEARALPNVGYKAQNDTLWTLVMCTPDGNLENSNNEYCHWFLGNIPGNRVEEGEQIMDYLRPIPVRGVGYYRYIFILYKQSQRLDYTEYNRLQPCLQLKERNWNTLEFYRKYQDYLTPAGLAFFQSDWDPTVREFYHSVLDAKEPIFQYDFPKPYIRPQTWFPLRQPFNLYLDRYKDPKDVMKEFLLRKLKTVHPFKEPKAPLKYPNASSIDKRIPSWLRVQIRKERLGWDRINLLK, from the exons ATGGCGAATCCTGTTTTACGAAGTTTTATCAAAGATATATCTTCACGCTTAAAAATTCGTGTCGAACAAGTTCGACATGGACATCATCTTCGAGGAAAACCACCAACTATCGCTCTCACTTTGCAGCAACGGCTCCAAT tgCTGAAAGGACCAAGTCCAACTAAAGTAAACATAGGTTTTCTTCCTTCAAAACCCTCATTCGAAAAGAGACAGGCTTGGATGACTGAACGAAAAACCAAACGAGCCAACATGGACTTTGAGAAAGAAATAAGGAGCGGACAGT TGCCACTAAATTTAGAAGAAGCAAGAAATATTTGGTTAGAAACAACCAGTCCGTATGATATTCGAAAACTTGCAGATCATTATAACATTTTCCAAGATTTATTCGGAaatgcttttttctttcctgttGTACAActtgatattaattataacataGACGATAATGATACTTTAGTCAGAGTTTATACAGGAAATGTAATAAAACCTGCAGAGGCACGTGCGTTACCAAATGTTGGATACAAAGCCCAAAACGATACTTTATGGACATTGGTGATGTGTACACCAGATGGTAATTTGGAGAACTCAAACAACGAATATTGTCATTGGTTTTT aGGAAATATTCCAGGGAACAGAGTAGAGGAGGGTGAGCAAATAATGGATTATTTGAGACCAATCCCAGTTAGGGGAGTAGGATATTATCGTTACATATTTATCCTGTACAAACAAAGTCAACGTTTAGATTATACAGAATACAACAGACTTCAACCTTG CTTACAGTTAAAAGAACGTAATTGGAATACATTGGagttttatcgaaaatatcAAGATTATCTTACTCCAGCTGGTCTAGCATTTTTTCAAAGTGATTGGGATCCCACAGTGAGAGAGTTTTATCATTCTGTACTAG ATGCAAAAGAGCCGATATTTCAGTATGACTTTCCAAAACCATACATTAGACCGCAAACATGGTTTCCATTGAGACAAccatttaatctttatttagACAGGTACAAGGATCCCAAAGATGTAATGAAAGAATTTTTGTTAAGAAAACTAAAAACCGTTCATCCTTTCAAAGAGCCAAAGGCACCTCTCAAGTATCCAAACGCGAGCAGTATCGATAAAAGAATACCCTCTTGGTTGAGAGTACAAATAAGAAAGGAACGCTTGGGGTGGGACCGAATTAATcttctgaaataa
- the Hig gene encoding locomotion-related protein hikaru genki isoform X1: MSIEKERTRKFFESAHGMKLSVGFYVLLLGLVTTVTFCTAKQIDSDGFHRGCKLEGLHPFLIVTYKNITISVDKITVPHGERVTVRCRELGKYKLVGDPLLHCRNASWSGKLPSCTPTTAISNYTGETEDVPPTIVFGLPAGSAAVEPSGALAVYPGSILHLECLFARKLGNPEWTWTSTFRQYLTGWAIAARERDWKYRLSIYYAKTQDSGVYTCSTPRGLSNSIRVHVVDVQCPVLNLPKPPLIGKIEGARMGHGATFECPIGFKLEGAAGITCQYNGKWSAEIPRCETIVCPPIDKFDDTRLQLLEYNNTFGRRAVFACMWGHRLLGSQTIECQGDGSWSGSTPSCEEIICPTPSIPKSGRIIEQTNRHNSGRKQHQTRTYKVGALVRFACVPGHQLLGEASIICTENGTWSHPPPVCKVRCPYPGDPPHGRIAPLKFWYKPGDNIQVTCSPGYVTPLEPVRKPTCRENGIWSAPPPPCRSYKDV; encoded by the exons ATGTCcatcgagaaagaaagaacaagGAAATTCTTTGAAAGCGCGCATGGTATGAAACTGAGTGTAGGATTTTATGTTTTGTTACTTGGGCTTGTAACAACGGTTACTTTTTGCACGGCGAAACAAATAG ATTCCGACGGATTTCATAGAGGTTGTAAACTTGAAGGATTACATCCGTTTTTAATCGTGACCTACAAGAATATTACAATATCT GTAGACAAGATCACTGTACCACACGGAGAACGGGTGACGGTAAGATGCAGAGAACTTGGCAAATACAAGCTCGTCGGTGATCCTCTGTTGCATTGTCGTAATGCAAGTTGGAGCGGGAAACTACCCTCTTGTACTCCAACGACAGCGATTTCAAATTATACCG GAGAAACAGAGGATGTACCGCCAACGATCGTATTTGGATTACCGGCCGGTTCAGCTGCTGTCGAGCCATCTGGTGCTCTCGCCGTTTATCCTGGAAGCATTCTTCACCTAGAATGCCTATTCGCTAGAAAACTTGGTAATCCCGAATGGACTTGGACCTCGACATTTCGTCAATACTTGACCG GATGGGCGATTGCTGCTCGTGAAAGAGACTGGAAGTATCGATTATCGATATATTATGCGAAAACGCAAGATTCAGGAGTTTACACGTGCTCTACACCTCGTGGATTATCCAACTCCATACGTGTCCACGTTGTGG ATGTTCAGTGTCCCGTTTTGAACCTACCCAAACCACCGTTAATCGGTAAGATCGAAGGTGCACGTATGGGTCACGGAGCAACGTTCGAATGTCCAATTGGATTTAAACTAGAAGGCGCAGCTGGTATAACGTGTCAATACAACG GTAAATGGTCAGCTGAAATTCCGCGATGCGAAACAATCGTATGCCCACCTATAGATAAATTCGATGATACGAGGTTGCAACTTCTCGAATACAACAATACGTTTGGTCGTAGAGCGGTATTTGCCTGCATGTGGGGTCATAGATTATTAGGATCACAGACCATAGAGTGCCAAGGTGACGGTTCGTGGAGCGGAAGTACGCCTAGTTGCGAGG AAATCATCTGCCCGACTCCGTCGATACCGAAGAGTGGCCGTATTATCGAACAAACGAATCGCCATAATTCAGGAAGAAAACAACACCAAACGCGTACGTACAAAGTTGGTGCACTTGTCAGGTTTGCTTGCGTGCCTGGTCATCAATTGTTAGGCGAGGCCTCTATAATATGTACAGAGAACGGAACATGGTCTCATCCTCCACCAGTTT GTAAAGTGAGATGTCCTTACCCAGGAGATCCGCCTCACGGACGAATCGCACCTCTTAAATTTTGGTACAAACCAGGTGATAATATACAG GTAACTTGTTCACCGGGATACGTTACACCATTGGAACCCGTAAGGAAGCCAACTTGTCGAGAAAATGGAATATGGAGTGCTCCCCCACCACCTTGTAGGTCATATAAAGATGTTTAA
- the Hig gene encoding locomotion-related protein hikaru genki isoform X2: protein MSIEKERTRKFFESAHGMKLSVGFYVLLLGLVTTVTFCTAKQIDSDGFHRGCKLEGLHPFLIVTYKNITISVDKITVPHGERVTVRCRELGKYKLVGDPLLHCRNASWSGKLPSCTPTTAISNYTEDVPPTIVFGLPAGSAAVEPSGALAVYPGSILHLECLFARKLGNPEWTWTSTFRQYLTGWAIAARERDWKYRLSIYYAKTQDSGVYTCSTPRGLSNSIRVHVVDVQCPVLNLPKPPLIGKIEGARMGHGATFECPIGFKLEGAAGITCQYNGKWSAEIPRCETIVCPPIDKFDDTRLQLLEYNNTFGRRAVFACMWGHRLLGSQTIECQGDGSWSGSTPSCEEIICPTPSIPKSGRIIEQTNRHNSGRKQHQTRTYKVGALVRFACVPGHQLLGEASIICTENGTWSHPPPVCKVRCPYPGDPPHGRIAPLKFWYKPGDNIQVTCSPGYVTPLEPVRKPTCRENGIWSAPPPPCRSYKDV from the exons ATGTCcatcgagaaagaaagaacaagGAAATTCTTTGAAAGCGCGCATGGTATGAAACTGAGTGTAGGATTTTATGTTTTGTTACTTGGGCTTGTAACAACGGTTACTTTTTGCACGGCGAAACAAATAG ATTCCGACGGATTTCATAGAGGTTGTAAACTTGAAGGATTACATCCGTTTTTAATCGTGACCTACAAGAATATTACAATATCT GTAGACAAGATCACTGTACCACACGGAGAACGGGTGACGGTAAGATGCAGAGAACTTGGCAAATACAAGCTCGTCGGTGATCCTCTGTTGCATTGTCGTAATGCAAGTTGGAGCGGGAAACTACCCTCTTGTACTCCAACGACAGCGATTTCAAATTATACCG AGGATGTACCGCCAACGATCGTATTTGGATTACCGGCCGGTTCAGCTGCTGTCGAGCCATCTGGTGCTCTCGCCGTTTATCCTGGAAGCATTCTTCACCTAGAATGCCTATTCGCTAGAAAACTTGGTAATCCCGAATGGACTTGGACCTCGACATTTCGTCAATACTTGACCG GATGGGCGATTGCTGCTCGTGAAAGAGACTGGAAGTATCGATTATCGATATATTATGCGAAAACGCAAGATTCAGGAGTTTACACGTGCTCTACACCTCGTGGATTATCCAACTCCATACGTGTCCACGTTGTGG ATGTTCAGTGTCCCGTTTTGAACCTACCCAAACCACCGTTAATCGGTAAGATCGAAGGTGCACGTATGGGTCACGGAGCAACGTTCGAATGTCCAATTGGATTTAAACTAGAAGGCGCAGCTGGTATAACGTGTCAATACAACG GTAAATGGTCAGCTGAAATTCCGCGATGCGAAACAATCGTATGCCCACCTATAGATAAATTCGATGATACGAGGTTGCAACTTCTCGAATACAACAATACGTTTGGTCGTAGAGCGGTATTTGCCTGCATGTGGGGTCATAGATTATTAGGATCACAGACCATAGAGTGCCAAGGTGACGGTTCGTGGAGCGGAAGTACGCCTAGTTGCGAGG AAATCATCTGCCCGACTCCGTCGATACCGAAGAGTGGCCGTATTATCGAACAAACGAATCGCCATAATTCAGGAAGAAAACAACACCAAACGCGTACGTACAAAGTTGGTGCACTTGTCAGGTTTGCTTGCGTGCCTGGTCATCAATTGTTAGGCGAGGCCTCTATAATATGTACAGAGAACGGAACATGGTCTCATCCTCCACCAGTTT GTAAAGTGAGATGTCCTTACCCAGGAGATCCGCCTCACGGACGAATCGCACCTCTTAAATTTTGGTACAAACCAGGTGATAATATACAG GTAACTTGTTCACCGGGATACGTTACACCATTGGAACCCGTAAGGAAGCCAACTTGTCGAGAAAATGGAATATGGAGTGCTCCCCCACCACCTTGTAGGTCATATAAAGATGTTTAA